In the genome of Ensifer adhaerens, one region contains:
- a CDS encoding arginine-tRNA-protein transferase, translating to MNTQVGISPQFYLTAPARCPYLTGHMERKVFTHLIGPKAPEINDLLTQGGFRRSQNIAYRPACERCQACVSVRILVDRFEPTKSMRRVLATNQDVIATELEAEPSSEQFTLFRRYLDHRHQNGGMSEMTVLDYAMMVEDTHVNTRVIEYRERVEGSGIGKTGRLLGVALTDVMTDGTSMVYSFYDPELEKRSFGTYMILDHIRTAKQRGLPHVYLGYWVRGSKKMTYKIRYQPQEHLLPAGWTLFDPSLYEDDV from the coding sequence ATGAATACGCAGGTCGGGATATCTCCGCAATTCTATCTGACGGCGCCTGCCAGGTGCCCCTATCTCACGGGGCATATGGAGCGGAAGGTATTCACCCACCTGATCGGCCCGAAGGCACCGGAGATCAACGATCTTCTGACGCAGGGCGGGTTCCGCCGCTCTCAGAACATTGCCTATCGCCCTGCTTGCGAACGCTGCCAGGCCTGTGTGTCGGTGCGCATTCTCGTTGACCGGTTCGAGCCCACGAAATCGATGCGGCGGGTGCTCGCCACCAATCAAGACGTGATTGCCACCGAGCTTGAGGCCGAGCCCTCCTCGGAGCAATTCACCCTCTTCCGCCGCTATCTCGACCACCGCCACCAGAATGGCGGCATGTCGGAAATGACTGTCCTCGACTATGCCATGATGGTCGAGGATACGCATGTGAACACACGCGTGATCGAATATCGCGAGCGCGTGGAAGGCTCAGGCATTGGCAAGACCGGACGGCTTCTCGGCGTGGCGCTGACGGATGTGATGACCGACGGGACGTCGATGGTCTATTCCTTCTACGATCCGGAACTCGAGAAGCGCTCGTTTGGCACCTACATGATCCTCGATCATATCCGCACCGCCAAGCAACGCGGCCTACCGCATGTCTATCTCGGTTACTGGGTGCGCGGCTCCAAGAAGATGACCTACAAGATCCGCTATCAGCCGCAGGAACATCTCCTGCCCGCCGGCTGGACGCTTTTCGATCCCTCGCTTTACGAAGACGACGTCTGA
- a CDS encoding aspartate carbamoyltransferase yields MDFFPHRHLLGIKGLQPHDIEYLLDKADEAVKISRQREKKTSTLRGLTQINLFFEASTRTQSSFELAGKRLGADVMNMSVANSSVKKGETLIDTAMTLNAMHPDVLVIRHSSAGAAALLSQKVSCSVINAGDGQHEHPTQALLDALTIRRAKGRLSGITVAICGDVLHSRVARSNIILLNAMGARVRVVAPPTLLPSGIADMSVEVFHDMEEGLKDADVVMMLRLQRERMSGSFVPSVREYYRFYGLDAEKLKAAKDDALVMHPGPMNRGVEIASEIADGPQSVIGQQVEMGVAVRMAVMEALLLSQNQGPRT; encoded by the coding sequence ATGGACTTCTTCCCGCATCGCCATCTCCTTGGCATCAAGGGGCTCCAGCCACACGATATCGAGTATCTGCTCGACAAGGCAGACGAGGCCGTCAAGATCAGCCGGCAGCGGGAGAAGAAGACCTCGACGCTCAGGGGTCTCACCCAGATCAACCTCTTCTTCGAGGCTTCGACCCGCACGCAATCTTCCTTCGAGCTGGCCGGCAAGCGGCTGGGCGCGGATGTGATGAACATGTCGGTCGCGAACTCTTCCGTGAAGAAGGGCGAGACGCTGATCGACACCGCCATGACGCTGAATGCGATGCATCCCGACGTGCTGGTCATCCGCCATTCCTCGGCAGGTGCCGCCGCCCTCCTCTCGCAAAAGGTCTCCTGCTCGGTCATCAATGCCGGCGACGGGCAGCATGAGCATCCGACGCAGGCGCTGCTCGACGCGCTGACGATCCGCCGGGCCAAGGGCCGGCTTTCGGGCATCACGGTCGCCATCTGCGGCGACGTGCTGCATTCGCGCGTCGCGCGCTCCAACATCATCCTGCTCAACGCCATGGGCGCGCGGGTGCGTGTCGTCGCGCCGCCGACGCTTCTTCCCTCCGGCATTGCCGACATGAGCGTGGAGGTCTTCCACGACATGGAGGAAGGACTGAAGGATGCGGATGTGGTGATGATGCTCAGGCTACAGCGCGAGCGCATGTCCGGCTCCTTCGTGCCGTCTGTGCGCGAATACTACCGCTTTTACGGGCTGGATGCAGAAAAGCTGAAGGCGGCGAAGGACGACGCGCTCGTCATGCATCCGGGGCCGATGAACAGAGGCGTAGAAATCGCCTCCGAGATTGCCGATGGACCGCAAAGCGTGATCGGCCAACAGGTGGAAATGGGGGTCGCCGTGCGTATGGCGGTGATGGAAGCCCTTCTCCTCTCGCAGAACCAGGGGCCGCGCACATGA
- a CDS encoding death on curing protein, giving the protein MNRFKWLSREAIEIMHQEQLLEHGGLPGIKDENALEAALARPLKKAAYGEEDVFVLAASYLYGLTRNQPFSDGNKRTGLLAAYSFLWINGYALEAEQSMVIVFVLSVAADEIDEEGATQFFRDFCVPLK; this is encoded by the coding sequence ATGAACAGGTTCAAATGGCTCTCGCGGGAGGCCATTGAGATCATGCACCAGGAGCAGCTTCTGGAGCATGGTGGCCTGCCCGGCATCAAGGACGAAAATGCGCTGGAAGCAGCACTCGCCCGGCCTCTGAAAAAGGCTGCATATGGCGAAGAAGATGTCTTCGTTCTTGCCGCCTCCTATCTCTATGGGCTTACTCGAAACCAGCCCTTTTCCGATGGTAATAAACGGACAGGTTTGCTGGCGGCGTATTCATTCCTCTGGATCAACGGCTATGCCCTCGAAGCGGAGCAGTCGATGGTGATCGTATTCGTCCTCTCCGTCGCCGCCGACGAGATCGACGAGGAAGGGGCGACGCAGTTCTTCAGGGACTTCTGCGTCCCGTTGAAATAG
- a CDS encoding putative addiction module antidote, with protein MNVTIRKIGNSEGIIIPKEVLNRLGLKAGDTLEIAETDGAIELRPEQADLAEQLKAARIGMDKYRVALRELAK; from the coding sequence ATGAACGTCACCATCCGCAAGATCGGCAATTCCGAAGGCATCATCATTCCGAAGGAAGTCTTGAACCGGCTTGGGCTGAAGGCCGGAGATACGCTGGAGATCGCGGAGACGGATGGCGCTATTGAGTTGCGTCCAGAACAGGCGGACCTTGCCGAACAGCTGAAGGCCGCTCGTATTGGCATGGACAAGTATCGGGTCGCTCTACGCGAGCTTGCCAAATGA
- a CDS encoding putative acyl-CoA dehydrogenase produces MTDNREDDIFASLNQPPLWSGINAYRSDPLLVDLTAGMPRSARDEFESIGRYATLAESQEFARMANEGVPKLRTHGPRGERLDVVDFHPAYHALMRRSMASGLHSSVWDQTLEERGKAHSARAVRFFLTAQLESGHLCPLTMTNASLAAISASPVLQKEWAPRILSRKYDSSNRPAGQKTAVTLGMGMTEKQGGTDVRANRSAAEKVSDGIYRLTGHKFFMSAPMSDAFLMLANTEEGMGCFLVPRLLEDGTANGLRFQRLKDKLGNRSNASSEVEFSGTYGYLLGAPDAGIRTILDMVTLTRLDCAVGSAGMMRASLAEAVHHTRGRYAFGKPLIDQPLMTRVLADMALDVAAATGLVFRLASSFDKAGESPEEAAFARVMTPVVKYWVCKMAPSLIYEAMECIGGSGYIEERPIARHYREAPVNAIWEGSGNVMALDVLRVLRKGKDLFEAVFAMISRDLGPTGPRTVDVLRAAASLCERDESAARLFVEQLAMAAAAAELRRIGAGRIADAFAESRLATGWRYTYGMLDMRFDARFIVELLYPAT; encoded by the coding sequence ATGACAGACAATAGAGAAGACGACATCTTCGCCAGCTTGAACCAGCCGCCGCTCTGGTCCGGTATCAATGCCTATCGCTCCGACCCTCTGCTGGTGGATCTGACGGCGGGCATGCCGCGTTCGGCCCGCGACGAATTCGAAAGCATAGGTCGGTATGCGACGCTGGCCGAAAGCCAGGAATTCGCCCGCATGGCGAATGAAGGCGTGCCCAAGCTGCGCACCCATGGTCCCCGTGGGGAACGGCTCGACGTGGTCGATTTCCACCCGGCCTATCACGCACTGATGCGGCGCTCTATGGCGAGCGGGCTGCACAGCTCCGTCTGGGATCAGACGCTGGAAGAAAGGGGCAAGGCCCATTCCGCACGTGCCGTGCGCTTCTTCTTGACCGCCCAGCTGGAAAGCGGCCATCTTTGCCCGCTGACCATGACCAATGCCTCGCTGGCCGCCATTTCCGCGTCTCCGGTGTTGCAGAAGGAATGGGCGCCGCGCATTCTCTCGCGCAAATACGATAGCTCGAACCGCCCCGCCGGGCAGAAGACCGCAGTCACGCTCGGCATGGGCATGACGGAAAAGCAGGGCGGCACGGATGTTCGCGCCAACCGCTCGGCGGCGGAAAAGGTTTCTGACGGCATCTATCGGCTCACCGGCCACAAGTTCTTCATGTCCGCCCCGATGAGCGATGCCTTCCTGATGCTCGCCAACACGGAAGAGGGCATGGGCTGCTTCCTCGTGCCGCGTCTCCTGGAAGACGGCACGGCCAACGGTCTGCGCTTCCAGCGGCTGAAGGACAAGCTTGGCAACCGCTCGAATGCCTCCTCCGAAGTCGAATTCTCCGGCACCTATGGCTATCTGCTGGGCGCTCCCGATGCCGGCATCCGCACCATTCTCGACATGGTGACGCTGACACGGCTCGATTGTGCGGTGGGTTCTGCCGGCATGATGCGCGCCAGCCTCGCGGAAGCCGTCCACCATACGCGCGGCCGCTATGCCTTTGGCAAGCCGCTGATCGACCAGCCGCTGATGACCCGCGTGCTTGCCGACATGGCGCTGGATGTGGCTGCCGCCACGGGTCTCGTCTTCCGTCTTGCCTCCTCCTTCGACAAGGCGGGCGAGAGCCCGGAAGAGGCAGCCTTTGCCCGCGTCATGACCCCTGTCGTCAAATACTGGGTCTGCAAGATGGCCCCGTCGCTGATCTACGAAGCGATGGAATGCATCGGCGGCAGCGGCTATATCGAAGAGCGCCCGATCGCACGCCACTATCGCGAGGCCCCGGTGAATGCGATCTGGGAAGGCTCCGGCAATGTCATGGCGCTGGACGTGCTGCGCGTCCTGCGCAAGGGCAAGGACCTGTTCGAAGCCGTCTTCGCCATGATTTCCCGCGATCTCGGCCCCACCGGGCCCAGAACGGTCGACGTTTTGCGTGCCGCTGCGTCGCTCTGCGAACGCGACGAGAGCGCCGCCCGCCTCTTCGTCGAGCAACTGGCCATGGCCGCCGCCGCCGCCGAGCTTCGCCGCATCGGGGCAGGGCGGATTGCCGATGCCTTTGCCGAAAGCCGGCTGGCGACCGGCTGGCGCTACACCTACGGCATGCTCGACATGCGGTTTGACGCCCGCTTCATCGTGGAACTGCTTTATCCGGCGACATAA
- a CDS encoding dihydroorotase: MTVTVLTNLRIVDPSQDMDETGAIVIEDGKVVAIGAAAAKSLPPGAEKRDMGGLLAMPGLVDTRVFIGEPGGEHRETIKSASRAAAAGGITSIVTMPDTDPVIDDIALVEFVKKTARDKSAIHVYPAAALTKGLAGEEMSEFGLLKKAGAVGLTQGRHAIPDSQVLRRAMTYAKHFGAIVALEPRDPYLGVNGVMNEGLFASWLGLSGSPREAEIIPLERDLRIAGLTGANYHAAKISVPESVEAIKLARKRGVKVTSAVSINHLTLNENDIGEYRTFFKLSPPLRTEDDRVAMVEALAAGDIDIIVSSHDPQDVDTKRVPFADAADGAVGLETLFAAALRLHHAERITLARLVDALSTRPASIYGLPAGSLKPGSAADIAFADLEMPWIATAEGLLSRSKNTPFENARFTGRVVETWVSGKPVYRLQG; encoded by the coding sequence ATGACCGTGACCGTTCTCACCAATCTCCGCATCGTCGATCCGTCGCAGGACATGGACGAGACCGGCGCGATCGTCATCGAAGACGGCAAGGTTGTCGCCATCGGTGCGGCGGCGGCGAAGTCCCTTCCCCCCGGAGCCGAAAAGCGCGACATGGGCGGCTTGCTCGCCATGCCGGGCCTGGTCGATACGCGCGTCTTCATCGGCGAACCGGGCGGCGAACATCGCGAGACAATCAAGTCGGCAAGCCGGGCGGCAGCCGCGGGCGGCATCACCTCCATCGTCACCATGCCGGATACCGATCCGGTGATCGATGACATCGCCCTTGTGGAATTCGTCAAGAAGACCGCGCGCGACAAATCGGCGATCCATGTCTATCCGGCAGCGGCGCTCACGAAAGGACTTGCCGGCGAGGAAATGTCGGAATTCGGCCTTCTGAAGAAGGCCGGCGCCGTGGGGCTGACCCAGGGTCGTCACGCGATCCCGGACAGCCAGGTCCTGCGCCGCGCCATGACCTATGCCAAGCATTTCGGTGCAATTGTCGCTCTCGAACCACGCGATCCCTATCTCGGCGTCAACGGCGTCATGAACGAAGGCCTGTTCGCCAGCTGGCTCGGCCTATCCGGCAGCCCGCGCGAGGCGGAGATCATTCCGCTGGAGCGCGATCTGCGCATCGCGGGCCTGACGGGCGCGAATTACCACGCCGCGAAGATCTCGGTGCCGGAATCGGTTGAGGCGATCAAGCTCGCGCGCAAGCGCGGCGTGAAGGTGACATCGGCCGTGTCGATCAATCACCTGACACTCAACGAGAACGACATCGGCGAATACCGCACCTTCTTCAAGCTGTCGCCGCCGCTGCGCACCGAGGACGACCGTGTCGCCATGGTGGAAGCGCTGGCCGCCGGCGATATCGACATCATCGTTTCTTCGCATGATCCGCAGGATGTGGACACGAAGCGCGTGCCTTTTGCCGATGCTGCTGATGGCGCAGTGGGGCTTGAGACGCTATTTGCCGCAGCTCTGCGGCTTCACCATGCAGAACGCATCACGCTGGCGCGCCTCGTCGATGCGCTTTCGACACGTCCGGCTTCGATCTACGGTCTGCCGGCGGGTTCGCTGAAGCCGGGCAGCGCTGCGGATATTGCCTTCGCCGATCTCGAGATGCCCTGGATTGCGACGGCCGAGGGCCTGCTGTCACGCTCGAAGAACACGCCCTTCGAAAACGCCCGCTTCACGGGTCGGGTTGTGGAAACCTGGGTATCGGGCAAGCCGGTCTACCGCCTGCAGGGTTGA